Below is a genomic region from Choristoneura fumiferana chromosome 30, NRCan_CFum_1, whole genome shotgun sequence.
GCTTTGCGTTGTCTCCGGGCAAAGAGCACAgaaatcccgtgggaacattCTCACTTTTCCGGGATAAGCAGTCTAATATAATCATTacaaaaattttattgtatagaAAGTGAATCCTTTCAGTAACCCCAAAGatacataataaacaaacaaataaggcTGACTTCTGGCTCGGGCTGggcactgaggcggagacgagcggcgTAGGAAAGGAGGaaaggagacgtgtagggattgaCCAATCATATTACATCTCGTTGCCGAGATGTGGgtttcaactaatatgattggtcgatcctacACGTGTCCTCTCCGCTCTGTTCGTCTCCCCCTCAGTGCAGCCGCAGCCTAAATCAGTGTGAAATTATCGATATAACAACGTATCATATTAATGAATATGGAACTACCGTGGGACTCACTCTTATCTCATAAATAGGATCCATTATTTGTATAGGACCAGGgtataaatagtataaagaaagaaagaaagaaagaaaaacatttattcgtgacatttttacaaataaaagaaaaagaaaaaaaggaaataaattttgtcacgaaatggtcccaactcagcatgatgtcaaccttgcggccgacgctggtcttccgttggaaccatttaagtgttaaaagaacaaaacaaaacagcagcgaactcgacaactaaaacaattttttacaatacacaaaactagtaatttacaacataaaaataactacacacaatataaataaaagaaaaaagagaataatatgCACGTCTGTATAGGCCTATTGCCTTTGCCAATAATGCAATTATTGACGTggcattaaaaaatgaaaaaagaaaaaaaaaagtactctgTGCTATAGACGTGGCATCTTTGCGTGGTATGGATGGATTCATAGTTCGTGCAAAAAAGAATGAGTTCCGAATAATCCATTACCATTACCATAAAATATCAGTGCAAACAAAGCGCCAACGGTACTTATAGCGATGTTCAAACAAACATCACAGTCACGGCAGCGCCCATGGAACGCAAACAACAGGTATGTAAAAAAGTGGCGCTAGttataacctaaaataaaaaaaaacaaaatcaagctGTTATCCTTATCATTATTCACAACAACCATAAGCTCCATAACTTTGTTATACACTACAACGCACGTCTTGCAGGTTCCCAAATGGCCAAGGTACCCGAAAGATGACAATAACAACAGCAAACGTCCCATTCGGAGTCCATGAACAAATCCAACGTGGCAGTCTCAAAAAAGCATGCACAGCTAGATAATGCCATGCAGAAGGGGCGCAAAACAAAAGGTTTGTAGACATCCATGAcccataattataattaagccaaacaaataatatgaagatacaatgaactaaacactaactataggtacacaatagaaatacataagtacctagtaaatgATCCTactttatactaatattataaatgcgaaagtttctatGCATgggtgtgtgcgcgcgtgtgtgtgtgtgtgtgtgtttgtgtgtgtgcacGTGTGCGTGTGCCCATGTTTGCCACAAAActgctggatggatttggatgtaatttgACGCCTTGAAAGCTGGAGATCTGAAGCAACAcatctactttttatcccgatattcccacgggcaATGCCGTTATTTTAattgacaaataaacaaaaataaacaagacaAAAACTCTCTAAATGCAACTGGTGTCATGAATAAGAGTTTCCTGCTTTTGCTGGTGCTCATTCATAtgctttttaagtttaattctAAAGCCACATATATTTTTCAGGTCCCTAATTGGCGGTGGGATATTGTTCCAACATTTTGTGGCAGCATATCGGAAACTACCGCGGAAGGCAGCTGAAGCATGACGATGTGTCAACAGTTGCACACCACACTGCCGAGCTCCGCGAACTTGATGGCCAGAAGACCAAGACAACTTCTCAAAAAGATACGGTGGGGATTTATTCTTTACTACTCCAAAGAGGAGGCAGGCAAGGTGAAGCTTGCGTCTGTGTTGCATTTTAAGgatactatatttatttaaaaatggagTGACATGAGCCCTCAATGGAATGCTAAAACAAAAACGTGCACAAGCATTTTGCACTCGCTGTACAAGTCTCTTCGTTTTCGCAAGAAGGCGTGGACCATACACTGTATCCATATAGTTCAACTTAGACAAAATCAGTGACTCCACCAGCTGAATGCGCAAGCTTTCACTTATAAATGGCCTAATTCTATACAGGATTTTAAGTTTATAGAAGCAACTTCCAACCGACCTTGCAATGTGCTTCTCATAACGTAATCCACAATCCATTTCAAGACCCAAGTTACGCGCCTCATACACACGCTCGATGGGTCTACCCATCATTGTGACTTGTGCCATGCCCGCACAGTCAAGGCCGGCCATCTGCTGCTTACTACCAAAAATTAGGTATTTGGTCTTGTCAGGATTGAGTACTAGGGAGTTTTTTGTGGCCCAAGAAGCTATGCTAGTGAGGTCATCGTTAAGTTTATCTATGGTACCGTTGATCTCTGATGGCTTGCATGACAAATACACTTGAATGTCATCTGCATAAATATGATATTTGCAGTATTTAATGTGAGTCTGTATGTCAgcagtatataaaataaataggatcGGTCCGAGGATGGATCCCTGCGGCACTCCTCGAGTGAGATGTGCCTTGTCGGATATTTGAAAAGAACCATCTTTATTCTGCAGTTTCACATACTGATAGCGATTATTAAGGTAGCTGTCAAACCATTTTATTGCATTGTGGTCAAAACCATAATAACTCAACTTGGACAACAACATCTCAATATTTAGACAGTCAAATGCCCTAGAGAAGTCTAACAACACCAAAAAAGTACACATTCCTTTGTCTTGCGCGCACAAAATATTGTCAGTTACATCCAGCAGACAAGTCACAGTGCTTCGTCCCCTTCTAAAGCCAGACTGCACATCCGGCAACATGTTgttattttctaaataattgGTCAATTGTGAGCACACAGCTCTTTCCATGACCTTTGACAGACATGGCAATATACTGATCGGTCTAAGTTCCTTAAGCTCGGTTGGATTTGAGATTTTAGGCAAAGGGCGTACTATTGCATGTTTCCAGATGTCAGGAAATGTTGATGTTAATATGGAGATATTAATTATATCTCTAATTATGTCAGCAGTGCATGGTAATGTCAATTTTAACATGTTTAGGCTAATACCATCACAACCTTCAGCATTTgattctaatttatttataatttttacaatTTGTTCTGTACTGACCAATTCAAGATGAAAAACTGAGTCACTAAACTTATGGAATTCAAAGTAAGTCAGTTGTGATATGGTGCTTCCAGTGGTGGCCGGTAAATTAAGAAAATGACTATTTATAGCATTAGGATTATTGAAACTAGTTGGTAGGTCTTTGTTATCATTAGGCAATATAGTAGATTTAAGATTTTTCCACAGTAATTTTGgtttatgtatattattatttatattttgattaaaataggCTGACTTCTCATTAAATAGTGCTTTATTTACAATTGATTTCAAATCTTtatgatacttttttttactttctaatCCAGTTCTATGGTAGTCACCCGCGGCTCTGTCACGCAACCGCATCATGAGTCTAACTGTGTCTGTGATCCATGGGGGAGTGCGAGATCTGACAACAGACGACTTTATTGGGGCATGGATGTCAAATAACTCGACAATATGCTGACTCAACACATGGACCATGTTACTGACATTGTCATTATCCGGATTGGCCAGCAAATTCCACTCCATACATTGCAGGTCAGCATCAAATTCCTTCTGTTTTATGTTTCTTATTGATCTGTAGGTTATGGAAAAGGGTTTAGGCCTGTCACGTCTAACATCAAACTCACATATGACTAGACAGTGTCCTATCAAAGAACCTACATGCTCAATAGTGACCTTCTTCGAACGTAGGTCGGTACAAACTACGTCGAGCAACGTCTGACTGGTGTCTGTGAAATGCGTGGGCTCCGATACCAACTGGGACAAGCCAAAACTAGACAGAAAGTGgttaaatttagttatttttacatCACTAGCGGTTaataagtttatattaaaatcacCAAGCAGTACCAAGTTGTCACTATTAGGTATCGAACCAATCGAGTCAGACAAAGCATCAAAAAACAAATCAGTATCCATCCAAGGGGGTCTATAAGCTGTCCCTACTACCAGCTTCCTTCCGTTGACATTCACTGTAAGCCACATTTGTTCTACAGACTTGTGCAGTGGATCCACCGGGTGGGGCCAAGTGCGAGCACTAACATCGCGCTTTATGTAGAACCCAACACCTCCACCACGTGAACGTGTGCCCTGAGGTCGAGGGGTATGTCGGAGTCTGCAACCAGGAAGTACCGGCGCCCGCCCCTCCTCCCCCGCCCTAAGCCAAGTCTCGTTAATCGCCAGCACATCAAACTCCTGACGGACACAAGCCGCTATAAGGTCATCATGATTTGTGCCAAGGGAACCTGCGTTGTACAAACCTATTCTGAGTCGTTTATGAACCATCGTTCATGTTACGATCATGGAATATACTCAGAAAACTAGGAGCAACGAACAGAGTAAGGAAATTCCATacaataacaaagaaaaataaatatgtcaaatGTTTATGCGACACGCCACTCACATTTAAGGAACATTTGAAGTGAAATATTAAACACATATTATGGGCTGGCTCTAACGCAATAAGGTGCCAAAAACCTGAGCAATGTCCTCAGACGAACGAATCCGTTGGGCAGGCCCATCCCTATCGCGACGCACGTACACGCGACCAGCCGTCGTCCACGGGTAACGCCAGTCCAGCCTCCTGCATTCCTGCCGCGCGCTGTAGAACAGCGATCGGTTCAGCCTGGTGAGTCGCTCGTTCACGTAGAACCGAGTGGGCGACCCGGGCAGACCAAAGTCCGCCGTGTCCGCGCCCCGGCGCACCCTCGCGGCGCGCAGCAGATCGGCGCGCGGCGCCCGGCGGGCGAGGCGCACGACCAGGGGGCGCGGGCGCAGTCGCTCCGCACCGACGCTCGCGTCCCCGGCAGCGCCGCCACCCTCCGCGACGTCCAGCGACCGCCGAGGCGCCCCCACACGCTCCGCAAAAACGATGTCGCGCTCATCTAAGGCCACACCGAGCTTCCTCGCAACCAGGCCCACAAGATGCAATCCATTCTCGCTGGCCGCCTCAGGGATCCCGGATATCTCCAAGTCGCCGAGGAGGAGGTCTTGATCGCGGTCATTGAGCTCCGCCTTGAGCTCCGCAACGGTATTGGCCAAATGATCGCCAGCGCCGTCAGCTGCTCTCTCCTCCGTGCGCGCCTCGAGGCGGCTGATCCTCTCCTCGACGGCCTCGAACCTCGCCTGAAACCCACCAATGGAACTGCGCATTTCGGCTATATCGCGCCGCAGACCAGCCATCTCCTCCCTCATGGCTGCTACGTCCAGACGGAACATACGGATCTCCCTAGTGAGGTCCTGAACAGGCGACGGCTCATCGACCCCGGCCCCCTCCTGCTCACTGCCCTTGACTGGGGTATCAGTGTTGTCACTCCGTGGCACCTGAACCTTGCACGCCGGACACACCCACGCAGATGATACGCGTGCATCAAGCCCCAAGTTCACACACACCCTGTGATAGACACTGCTGCATTTTTTGCACTTAGCGCCATCTGTCAGGTGGTTCGTGGTAAACTTGCCACAACCTGCACACTTCGGCTGTGTGGAAGCAGTATTCTTTGGTTGTGGCATTGTGCTTTCACAACTTCACTATTCTTTcctatatatttatctttattttttttacaccgGAGGGTACTATTAACACAAAATGTTTCgccaatatttattttcaagattCAGTCAATTTCACTTAATATTGCTGTATAATAACAACACACGCACTTTATCGTAATGTATTCTGCCcgataacaaaataaaaagtttaaaattacagtttgtttattttttaagtgttgACAAAATAGAACAACTTGTTGTCGGTTCACTGTATAACTACCCACTCACTCAGTTACCCGTATAAATAACTGTCCGCAATGTCATGTGCGAATTTACatctgaaatttaccacgagcttaacggtgaaggaaaacatcgtgaggaaacctgtacaaacctgcgaagcaattcaatggtgtgtgtgaagttcccaatccgcactgggcccgcgtgggaactacggcccaagccctctcattctgagaggaggcctgtgcccagcagtgggacgtatataggctgggatgatgatgacgatgaactGTCCGCACCTCACTTCTCCTTGTGTATGGCGGCGAGATGCGCGCGCAACGCGACCTGCTGCGCGAACGCGGCcgagcagcgcgcgcacgcgaACGGACGCTCGCCCGTGTGCGTGCGCATGTGATTAGCCAGCACACGGTTCGTCTGGAAACAATGTGTGTTCTATTATATGCGCAACTAGAATAGTATTTGTTTGTAAGTTGTATTTAACTGTtccttaaataattaaataaataaacaggtgGCCAAGAgcgagcgtgtcggacaccccTAAGATAGAGTTCCGTCCGtccctgttaaaaaaaaattacagctttccagcacTAACAGTCTTTAAGCGGCAAACGAACAAACAGACGCGAAATTATGAGgattcgtttttgccattttggctaaggAACCTACAAAGGGTttcgacagacagacaagacccGACCTTTCGAAAAGTCCATAGATTTATCAACATTCCAATTCGAGACAAAACTGGATTTTAGGCGTCCTTAGCCCTTCCTCCCCTTTTTCAgcttgaaataaataaagctaaATATATACAACATTGAATTTAGTGCCGATTTAGATTTGACGCGCACCCAGTTGTCCCCCAACCCTAGATCCGGCTCTGAAACAGACGTCCAGAGAAGTGACTCCTATAAACCTATAATACAGCGTTATAACagcaaactttaagggtagggtagggtagttAGTAAAGGCCTTAACCCTCAATagggtagaggcgatttagcgaccacttgcactgagttggaaactgaaccttatttatttcataatacgtcacactttccattgtaattactgaaaatacgactagctttaaaaatattcttagtcaggtatgtattcgataggtgcttttgattctgtatGCTACAATGGAGCGTTATTAAggtttaataaatgttttcataTGTATTAATAAAAGTCGTGTACCACAcgtggtacagtcagcatcaaaagtagttatacatttttgtactttgtcgttttacagccacgtactaaaggCCATGCTAGATTGTCAATGTgttaatgcgacagagtaaaaaagtgatccgctacttttgatgctgactgtacaatagATCACATGTTACTGCTCTACTCACACCAAATAGCCTCCCGCACACGTTGCATATCTTCGTTTTCGGTTTAGGCATCTTTTCGTGTACGTACATGTTGTGCGTACGCAGCGCGAACCCCGTCACGAAATGCTGGagagacaaaataaaaatatatttaataataattttgacatatatatatttatatataacgaatgaaaattgaaaatttaatgctaaaataaaatgtactacAAATTAGTAAAAATCTATACATTCGGGGTATGGTTACATATATTGCAGTGGTATATGAAATAACGGATCATTTTCACCAAAAGCCCTTAAGATAGTGTAAGCTACAACTAATACGATTGTTATCACACAAAACGATTGATATCAATTTTAAATGAATCGACAAATAAAATTGTTGtggttaatttattttgtaaaacataatgttttacaaaataaatttaacacaaacaattttattttcgatTCATTTAAATTGATATCAATCGTTTTGTGAACTCATTTTGATTCACGAACAACCAATGGTCCGCGAACCACTGTTATAcatttaagaaattaaaattttatactgGCTTCACGAATGGGGACGTTCAAATAGTTACAACAGGCGCGGAGCACATCCGGGATAGTGGGAACGTGGGATCACTTCGTCCTGTTCCATATGTGGCACACTGacccacagaatatataatagtactaacgtacagaatggccacgctccgccacGCAAcgattcgagttaccccacccctccaagcgcagattgcaggaaaaccgcaggaaagcagtcgggcgcgcaacgcgatgtatgtcggccgcacggcctaagttcgggagcaataattttgcgaaatggtaacggtaccctacctacttccttttataaataaataatggtttgatttctgaaattaacgcgattaatacatgaaataactacctaccgaataattcgtttaagtttgtagtcgtatatctattgtaattgaaaataataatgcttaaatacacagacagacacattttaagtaggtttaaataaataggtaagattaacgattacatttatttgcacatatctaagccaacCTACAAATAAGTATCTTTAAATGTAATTGGTAGTACTTATAGTAGGTACTAGgattttgcgatagtcagccctgtgtgtcttacgcacacattgacgcgtgtacagacgtcgtcgtgcttatGTACATTCAAGAACGGGTATTTCGTACGTCATGGCCGCCGTGTGACTGAACTGTGAACTTGAAtcgagcgtacatttttgtcgtagtgAAGCCTATTAGtagatatattataatataagatttttttaaagaaactttgtcactgttgtctcttggacaacacGACAGAATATCAAACAAGAAAAGGTTATTGACCCTGATGTGATGATCATGATGAAGGATAACCTCACCTTGTCACAGGTCATGCAGTAGTGCTTGGAGTCATTTGTGTGGAACAGCTTGAGATGGTTCTTCATGTAGTTTTTtctggaaaatatttttccacatTCGGGGCATGGTATACtgaaaaaatttaatacaatgATGAGATTTCGCTTAAATATTAACCCATAAGTAAAGTAAGTGGACACAATTTATAtcttaaccttttaaccgccacaGTCAAAAATCTGAAacttttttcagctgtcgtgttttaccgaccgtggtggtcaaagggttaaataacccttcttcgggcagtcgagtaaaaataaaaaccagaaaataaaataaaacgtgtGCTATGATGTAGAGTTAAAGgcagaaaagtttttccatgtcaaggtctttatgacattgacataagattgatttttacttggtCTGTATAagaacttttttcactacataaaatataaatgcaaaatttgaaTGGCCGTCGGTTCAGTAGTTAATACCTGAAAGcggaacaaacaaacacactttcgcggTCATATTATTTGTAAGGAATGAAGTATATCTCTAAATagtcatttaaataaaaataaaaaagtaatttaaacattttgtaaTGGTGTGGATTTTTAGgagaaataaacattattataagtttttgtttaaaaaaatcatctttAAGATAAGCTTTTGGCTCACTGCACTTTTTGTCGACTCTAATTGCAATGTTTACCGtatttatgtacatacattatatgaatttttatgtcaatccgaccactgtaCAAGaggatcaaaattaaattatatacaaGACCTAAAACAAacatatatactcagcggcacaaaattaggcccacccttcatacaaaattaccgattctgcatacatttgagggccagattttttgccgctcagtatataagacgtcaaacggacctctcgacaCCAGCTAGCGCTATTTCGCCACTCAAGAAATCCTCATTTCGCCGCGACGGTACCTActaccacagagtacatatataacagagacaccacctagtacaagcaaatggtatcacgctaatactggctattcaactggctatttttctttccttcgattttccaatagatggcaccagtgagaacacaaataacacgatacgtattgccatctagtgagacactaaggatacggtacactgacaacaaccaacaagctcaccaactgagcctagacgactagagatacgcatgatgtctctgtcttatttacgtcattagaagagaatggcatgtttctctcaaatagtttcgacgaatgtgagcaagcgcggggcaagcccagcaagcgcattccggttattagccatctagcgtcacaattgcaaaacactacgaaagcctcatagctgaaatgtagccacatgtagcctatactttcgtattctcaatttattatttttatggtgtttcttatctttaaattaaggagttgaattaaggttgatgtgaagttgtgtttataaaatatgctagtctttattttaatcttaatatttctacttaattcggcttattcacattttataatttacaaatgttaatagtagtgccatctattggtgtttttttttgtattaaatatagcttgtagggattggtaggccatgctACTACCTACGAAATTATAGTTTAATGTCACCTCTCTTTCTTCCTGGGGCGATGCCTGACAGCGGTCACTAGATGGCGCCTGTACTTGCCCCGCGTCGGGAAAGACAGGTCACACTCGACGCAGTAGGCGCCCTTGTCGCCGGACGGCGGGTCAGGCGGGTGCGCGACGGCCGCGTGCCGCAGCAGCCGCGCGCGCGTCCCGAACACGCGCCCGCACGAACACGTGCTCGCCAGGTGGTTGTATCTGCAACGTTTACAACACACATTTGAGACCAATCAactatgaaaattaaatgaaaacattcaaattaaattatttatttcagatacCAATTTTGAACAATTAAATATCCATATATATGTTAGTAACAAGGAGACTTAAAATTATGTTAGTGAAAAACTAAATGCTCATTGGATTTTACGTGCTAAGACATCTAATGAGCTACTAATACTACTTCTGTACGTCACTGTATACCGCGGGTTTATGGACTAGCCACACTCAACGGTCGCTCAACGCCCTACGAGTCCAATACAATAACGCGTTCAGGGCGCTGTTGCGTCTGCCGCGCTGGTGCAGCGCGTCGAATATGTTCGGGCTGCCGGCCTtgctgcgcgcgcgctggcCCGAGTGCGCGCCAGTCGCAACAGCCTCCTGGCCGTGATAGCCGACCGACTGGACAGCCGGCTCTTTTTGCACTGGACCAGAGTCCACACTATTCTAGCCACCTATACCCactaagtaaaataatttaatttaataataataatgaagaataataataatgcgtCTAACACTAGTTTTGTAAGATttctactaaaaaaatatggacttgttggtctgaagtatttttttttataattatacttttcagtgtatgttattctgtcctgtTACTCAGGGGACATCAGTGGTACTTTTTTAGAACGTtcatgcaagccgcttccatccgaagcaactggaggtctatgggggaaggCCTgtctgcctactcaatgcacgacgtagatggtgatgatgattatgttttATGATGGTGAGACGGCGGTAGTTACGTGATGT
It encodes:
- the LOC141444890 gene encoding uncharacterized protein codes for the protein MPQPKNTASTQPKCAGCGKFTTNHLTDGAKCKKCSSVYHRVCVNLGLDARVSSAWVCPACKVQVPRSDNTDTPVKGSEQEGAGVDEPSPVQDLTREIRMFRLDVAAMREEMAGLRRDIAEMRSSIGGFQARFEAVEERISRLEARTEERAADGAGDHLANTVAELKAELNDRDQDLLLGDLEISGIPEAASENGLHLVGLVARKLGVALDERDIVFAERVGAPRRSLDVAEGGGAAGDASVGAERLRPRPLVVRLARRAPRADLLRAARVRRGADTADFGLPGSPTRFYVNERLTRLNRSLFYSARQECRRLDWRYPWTTAGRVYVRRDRDGPAQRIRSSEDIAQVFGTLLR